The following are encoded together in the Bradyrhizobium algeriense genome:
- a CDS encoding response regulator — MSNPVTIIMIEDDEGHARLIERNIRRSGVNNEIMPFTSGTAALNYLFGKDGTGLDHKGSALLILLDLNLPDTTGIDILKRVKENKYLKTTPVVVLTTTDDSHEIKRCYDLGCNVYITKPVNYESFANAIRQLGLFFSVIQVPPAAT, encoded by the coding sequence ATGAGTAATCCAGTCACCATCATCATGATCGAGGACGATGAGGGCCATGCCCGCCTGATCGAGCGAAATATCCGCCGATCCGGTGTCAACAATGAGATAATGCCGTTCACCAGCGGTACAGCCGCGCTGAACTACCTGTTTGGCAAAGACGGGACGGGTCTCGACCACAAGGGCAGCGCGCTCCTCATCCTGCTCGACCTCAATTTACCCGACACGACCGGCATCGACATTCTGAAGCGGGTCAAGGAAAACAAATATCTCAAGACCACGCCGGTGGTGGTGCTGACCACGACCGACGATTCTCACGAGATCAAGCGCTGTTACGACCTCGGGTGCAATGTCTACATTACCAAGCCCGTGAACTACGAAAGCTTCGCCAACGCCATTCGCCAGCTCGGTTTGTTCTTCTCCGTCATTCAGGTTCCTCCGGCCGCCACATGA